In one Pasteuria penetrans genomic region, the following are encoded:
- a CDS encoding DUF1002 domain-containing protein, whose translation MSIQKKNEFNPWNFWIRSLLILFISLALPSLFFPVRTQGNWSPLAYADTEDEIIIVLGEDQTPPEREQELLKYNTVTDSSGKRKDSKTGKNVRLVLVANSDEKELLGSNFASLIGERALSDAKIEIGVGKNEVMVGQNITKIPAPAYASALVTAGVRDARVWVDAPRPVSGTGALAGIIKAFETARGKQLDPARKKTAAEEMSLISQISEKNNPNKTIEFITLIKQGIIEGKPESYEDYKNIIVTVAEKLDIALTPQLLDSITRFAQSFASLDLSWTDLLGQFGNMGGNLKDIFDIKNLQKVTGITFDQSLLDKVISLFKNIIVSLLESVRDIINSILKSILG comes from the coding sequence TTGTCTATTCAAAAGAAAAATGAATTCAATCCATGGAATTTCTGGATACGATCCCTTCTGATCCTTTTTATCAGTCTCGCCCTCCCCTCCCTCTTCTTTCCTGTTCGCACACAGGGGAATTGGTCCCCCCTTGCCTATGCGGATACGGAAGACGAAATCATCATTGTACTGGGTGAAGATCAGACACCCCCCGAAAGGGAACAGGAACTCCTCAAATACAACACAGTTACGGACTCATCGGGAAAAAGGAAGGATAGTAAAACAGGTAAAAACGTCCGGTTGGTTTTAGTTGCCAACTCCGATGAAAAGGAACTACTGGGAAGTAACTTCGCCTCCCTCATTGGCGAACGGGCCCTATCCGATGCAAAAATCGAAATAGGGGTAGGAAAAAACGAGGTCATGGTTGGCCAAAACATTACTAAAATACCAGCCCCTGCATATGCTTCAGCCCTCGTAACGGCCGGTGTCCGGGATGCCAGGGTTTGGGTGGATGCACCACGCCCTGTCTCAGGAACAGGTGCTCTAGCAGGAATTATCAAGGCCTTTGAAACCGCCAGGGGGAAACAATTGGACCCAGCCCGTAAAAAGACGGCTGCGGAGGAAATGTCACTCATCTCGCAAATCAGCGAAAAAAATAATCCCAACAAAACAATCGAATTCATCACCCTCATCAAGCAGGGTATAATAGAAGGGAAACCGGAATCCTATGAAGATTATAAAAATATCATTGTAACTGTGGCTGAGAAGCTCGACATAGCGCTAACCCCCCAATTGCTTGACTCAATAACTCGTTTCGCGCAGAGCTTTGCCAGCCTTGATCTCAGTTGGACCGATCTATTGGGGCAATTTGGAAATATGGGTGGTAATCTAAAAGATATCTTCGATATAAAAAATTTACAAAAAGTAACAGGAATTACATTCGATCAATCACTCCTAGATAAAGTAATTTCTTTATTCAAAAATATAATTGTATCTCTGTTAGAATCCGTGCGCGATATTATCAACAGTATATTGAAAAGTATATTGGGATAG
- a CDS encoding FumA C-terminus/TtdB family hydratase beta subunit, whose protein sequence is MKEFPSSMLSLITETSIRLPNDVLHVFQKARQREEQGTRSALALSTLNTNILQAEQTQGPLCQDTGMPTFFIHFPYGFNTKEIVPYIEESISLATQQGKLRPNSVNPLTGKNSGNNLGEGMPVIHWEPWARDYIEIRLLLKGGGCENKNIQYSLPCTLEGLGRASRDLDGVRKCILHSVYQAQGQGCSSGFLGVCIGGDRASGYECAKEQLFREMEDCNPDPQLATLENYILEKANTLGIGTMGFGGEVTLLGCKIGTRHRIPASFFVSVAYNCWAFRRQGVRINPETGEILEWLYRNTTTLSKPDNGPTSPSPLKWDLHEQGKVVHLRPPLREEEIRSLKVGDVVILSGSLHTGRDALHKYLMNHSSPHDLRGGVLYHCGPVALKDRKTNTWKIQGAGPTTSIREEPYQADIIAKLGLRAVIGKGGMGQKTLRSLQECGAIYLNAIGGAAQFYSTCIEKVVGVDFLEWGVPEAMWHLKVKDFPAIVTMDANGNSLHEEVDKSSLEKLRQLADPVFT, encoded by the coding sequence ATGAAGGAATTCCCATCTTCCATGTTATCCTTAATCACAGAAACCTCTATCCGATTGCCCAATGACGTGCTACATGTGTTTCAAAAGGCCCGTCAACGGGAGGAGCAAGGGACCCGGTCTGCACTAGCCCTCTCTACCCTCAACACCAACATTCTACAGGCAGAACAGACACAGGGTCCCCTCTGTCAGGATACGGGCATGCCCACCTTTTTCATCCATTTTCCTTATGGGTTCAACACGAAGGAAATCGTTCCATATATCGAGGAATCCATCTCCTTGGCCACCCAACAAGGGAAATTACGACCCAACAGTGTAAATCCACTCACTGGAAAAAATAGCGGCAACAATCTGGGGGAAGGCATGCCCGTGATCCACTGGGAACCTTGGGCCCGAGACTACATTGAGATTCGTCTGCTTCTGAAGGGGGGGGGATGCGAAAATAAAAACATCCAATACAGTCTCCCCTGCACCCTAGAGGGACTGGGAAGAGCCAGCCGTGATTTGGATGGGGTTAGGAAATGTATCCTGCATAGCGTGTATCAGGCCCAGGGACAGGGGTGTAGCTCGGGCTTCCTAGGCGTTTGCATTGGCGGTGATCGCGCATCAGGCTATGAATGCGCCAAGGAACAACTATTCAGAGAAATGGAGGATTGCAACCCCGATCCCCAGTTGGCCACCTTGGAAAACTACATCCTAGAAAAGGCCAATACACTGGGAATTGGCACCATGGGTTTCGGCGGAGAGGTTACCTTGCTTGGCTGCAAAATTGGTACACGCCACCGGATACCGGCAAGCTTCTTTGTTTCCGTAGCCTATAATTGTTGGGCCTTTCGTCGGCAGGGGGTCCGAATCAATCCTGAAACAGGGGAAATTCTTGAGTGGCTCTACCGGAATACGACTACCCTATCAAAACCTGACAATGGACCTACATCCCCATCCCCACTGAAATGGGATTTGCATGAACAGGGGAAGGTCGTCCATCTCCGCCCACCCCTACGAGAAGAGGAAATTCGTTCCCTGAAGGTGGGCGATGTAGTCATTCTATCGGGATCACTCCATACGGGCCGTGATGCACTCCATAAATACCTAATGAACCACTCCTCTCCCCACGACCTTCGGGGGGGCGTTCTTTACCATTGCGGTCCCGTGGCGCTAAAAGACCGCAAAACCAACACATGGAAAATACAAGGGGCCGGCCCAACAACAAGTATCCGGGAAGAACCCTACCAAGCGGATATCATTGCCAAATTGGGTCTACGTGCTGTCATAGGTAAGGGTGGAATGGGTCAAAAAACACTCCGATCCCTGCAGGAATGCGGGGCAATTTACCTCAACGCCATCGGTGGAGCAGCACAGTTTTACTCCACCTGTATTGAAAAAGTGGTGGGTGTGGATTTTTTAGAGTGGGGTGTACCAGAAGCTATGTGGCATCTAAAAGTAAAAGATTTTCCGGCCATTGTTACCATGGATGCAAACGGAAATAGTTTGCACGAGGAAGTGGACAAATCTTCCCTGGAAAAGCTGCGACAATTGGCTGATCCCGTGTTTACGTAA
- the dnaK gene encoding molecular chaperone DnaK, with protein MGRVIGIDLGTTNSCMACMEGGEATVLANKEGGRTTASVVGFSKTGERLVGEAAKRQAITYPDKTVSSIKRHMGTNYKVTIDGKDFTPQEISAMILRRLKEDAEAYLGEKVTQAVITVPAYFNDAQRQATKDAGKIADLEVLRIINEPTAAALAYGFDKSEDQTILVFDLGGGTFDVSILEMDEGFFQVKATSGDNLLGGDDFDQVIIDYLIAEFRKEHGIDLSRDKMAMQRLKDAAEKAKKDLSGVVSTTISLPFLTADSSGSPKHLEMNLTRAKFEELSSKLVERTLGPTRQALQDAGTNASDIDKVLLVGGSTRIPAVQKAIQDLIGKDPCKGVNPDEVVATGAAIQGGILAGDVKDVVLVDVTPLSLGIETLGGVFTKIIERNTAIPTDKSQIFSTAANNQTTVDIHVLQGERPMASDNKTLGRFQLHEIPPAPRGIPQIEVTFSIDRNGIVNVSAKDQATGRSQKITIQSSGGLGKEEIERMVKEAEAHSEEDRKRHEAVELRNNADQLLFMSEKTLEDLGDKVQEEEKKKVEEAQVGLRNALKGSDLQDIRDKRAVLDKVIQEFSTRLYQEAAKQGEKTGDAGGTVSGEEGKDGKKVVDADYEEVKDEKGS; from the coding sequence AACAACCAACTCCTGCATGGCGTGTATGGAGGGTGGCGAGGCCACGGTCCTAGCTAACAAAGAGGGTGGGCGAACGACGGCTTCTGTGGTGGGTTTTTCCAAGACAGGTGAGCGTCTGGTAGGAGAGGCAGCGAAGCGGCAGGCCATCACTTACCCTGATAAAACAGTATCCTCTATCAAGAGGCATATGGGCACGAATTATAAGGTCACTATTGATGGGAAGGATTTTACACCCCAGGAAATATCCGCGATGATTCTACGGAGGTTGAAAGAGGATGCTGAGGCCTATCTGGGTGAGAAGGTAACGCAGGCGGTCATTACTGTGCCTGCTTATTTCAATGATGCGCAGCGTCAAGCCACCAAGGATGCCGGGAAAATTGCTGATCTCGAGGTTTTGCGGATCATCAACGAGCCGACGGCGGCTGCCTTGGCCTATGGTTTTGATAAATCGGAGGATCAGACGATCCTTGTGTTTGACCTGGGTGGGGGAACGTTTGATGTATCCATTCTCGAAATGGACGAGGGTTTTTTTCAGGTAAAGGCAACGAGCGGTGACAATCTTCTCGGTGGGGATGATTTTGATCAGGTTATCATTGATTATCTTATAGCAGAGTTTCGCAAGGAACATGGTATTGATCTATCCCGTGATAAAATGGCGATGCAACGTCTCAAGGACGCAGCGGAAAAAGCGAAGAAGGATCTTTCGGGTGTTGTGTCTACGACGATCTCATTGCCCTTCCTGACAGCGGATAGTAGTGGTAGTCCTAAGCACCTGGAGATGAATCTAACACGTGCGAAGTTCGAGGAATTATCCAGTAAGCTGGTAGAACGGACCCTGGGTCCTACCCGTCAGGCGTTACAGGATGCTGGGACGAATGCTTCCGATATCGACAAGGTGTTACTTGTAGGTGGTTCCACCCGCATACCCGCAGTTCAAAAGGCAATTCAAGATCTGATCGGTAAGGATCCCTGTAAGGGTGTCAATCCTGATGAGGTAGTGGCTACAGGAGCAGCGATTCAGGGGGGCATTCTGGCTGGGGATGTGAAGGATGTTGTTCTGGTTGATGTTACGCCCCTTTCCTTGGGGATTGAAACATTGGGTGGTGTATTTACGAAGATTATTGAACGAAATACGGCAATCCCGACGGACAAGTCCCAGATTTTCTCCACAGCAGCAAATAATCAGACTACCGTGGATATTCATGTCCTGCAGGGGGAGCGTCCCATGGCTTCTGATAATAAAACGCTAGGGAGATTCCAGTTGCACGAGATACCGCCGGCCCCGCGGGGTATACCACAGATCGAGGTTACATTCAGTATCGATCGGAATGGTATTGTGAATGTTTCGGCGAAGGATCAGGCAACGGGGAGGAGTCAGAAGATTACCATTCAATCCTCGGGTGGTTTGGGCAAGGAAGAAATTGAGCGTATGGTGAAGGAAGCTGAGGCCCATTCGGAGGAGGATCGGAAGCGACATGAGGCCGTAGAGCTCCGTAACAATGCGGATCAGTTGCTGTTTATGTCCGAGAAGACGTTGGAGGATCTTGGCGATAAGGTGCAGGAAGAGGAAAAGAAAAAGGTAGAAGAGGCCCAGGTTGGTTTGCGTAATGCCCTGAAGGGGTCCGATCTGCAGGATATCAGGGATAAGAGGGCGGTTCTGGATAAGGTGATTCAGGAGTTTTCTACTAGGTTGTACCAGGAAGCGGCGAAACAAGGGGAGAAAACGGGGGACGCTGGAGGGACGGTCTCGGGAGAAGAGGGGAAGGATGGTAAGAAGGTTGTTGATGCTGATTACGAGGAAGTCAAGGATGAAAAAGGTTCTTAA
- the dnaJ gene encoding molecular chaperone DnaJ gives MGQQRDYYEILGVGRGASGAEIRKAYRELARRHHPDVSSDSQAEEKFKEIQEAYEVLNDPQKKAYYDQHGRTTGHAAGGGSSGFSGFGQHQQDFGFGDIFDIFFGGAGGRRGASQAPHKGNDLEYRLKIDFRDAVFGKSVDILIPRSETCTTCKGSGSAPGSSPLVCKVCEGTGQAESVHNTPFGRIVNRRVCHTCGGSGKMITKPCPTCRGDKIVRRRKKINVKIPAGIHERAQLRISREGEAGGNGGPPGDLYISVEVLPDPYFQRDGDDIVCELPISFSQAALGDEVTVPTLDGKAKLRVPPGTQPGTELRLVGKGVPRLHGSGSGDMRVKMHVVVPLKLTEEQKQALRTFHQLCGEEVQEQHANFFDRVRRAFRGE, from the coding sequence TTGGGCCAGCAACGTGACTATTATGAAATTTTAGGCGTCGGACGTGGCGCCTCAGGGGCAGAGATCCGTAAGGCTTACCGCGAATTGGCTCGTCGCCACCATCCCGATGTCAGTTCAGATTCACAGGCGGAAGAGAAGTTCAAGGAAATTCAAGAAGCTTATGAAGTTTTGAATGATCCGCAAAAGAAGGCATATTATGACCAGCATGGACGCACAACGGGTCATGCTGCTGGTGGTGGTTCCTCTGGGTTCTCCGGTTTTGGACAGCATCAGCAGGATTTTGGTTTTGGTGACATTTTCGACATTTTCTTCGGGGGTGCTGGTGGACGGCGTGGCGCCTCCCAGGCTCCCCACAAGGGAAATGATTTGGAATATCGTTTGAAGATCGATTTTCGGGATGCGGTTTTTGGGAAATCTGTCGATATTTTGATTCCGCGTTCGGAGACTTGTACTACCTGCAAAGGTTCAGGTTCAGCTCCCGGTTCAAGCCCTTTGGTTTGTAAGGTATGTGAGGGCACAGGACAGGCGGAGAGTGTCCATAATACGCCCTTTGGTCGTATTGTCAATCGACGTGTTTGTCATACTTGTGGCGGGTCCGGGAAGATGATCACTAAACCCTGCCCCACTTGTCGCGGTGATAAGATCGTGCGGCGTCGTAAAAAAATCAATGTAAAGATTCCGGCAGGTATCCACGAGCGGGCACAGTTGCGGATTTCCAGGGAGGGAGAAGCTGGGGGTAATGGGGGTCCCCCCGGGGATCTGTATATTTCAGTAGAGGTTCTTCCCGATCCCTATTTCCAAAGGGATGGGGATGATATTGTTTGTGAATTACCCATTTCATTCTCGCAAGCTGCTTTGGGGGATGAGGTGACGGTCCCTACGCTGGACGGGAAAGCAAAGTTGCGTGTCCCTCCTGGTACCCAGCCTGGAACGGAGTTACGTTTGGTAGGCAAAGGCGTTCCTAGATTGCATGGTTCGGGTTCCGGGGATATGCGGGTTAAAATGCATGTTGTGGTACCCTTGAAGTTAACCGAAGAACAGAAACAGGCGTTGCGTACTTTTCATCAATTGTGTGGCGAAGAAGTTCAGGAGCAGCACGCTAATTTCTTCGACCGTGTGCGTCGCGCTTTTCGGGGGGAGTAG
- the mtaB gene encoding tRNA (N(6)-L-threonylcarbamoyladenosine(37)-C(2))-methylthiotransferase MtaB, producing MLKIAFHTLGCKVNSYETEAIWSLFAKKGYQRVPFSELADVYVIQTCTVTNMGDQKSRQSIRKAIRTNPAAVVAVTGCYSQTSPQEVAAIPGVDIVVGTQGRERLVELVEKVRGTRGQIVEVGNIRKQRSLEALPVPTFSGKTRAFLKIQDGCDLCCTYCIIPWAKGPSRSQAPERVVAEARELVDQGYREIVLTGIHTGGYGDDLQDYGLFDLLRDLSALRGLARLRVSSIEMNQVTPRIIDMLKGNRIFCRHLHIPVQSGHDDILRRMRRRYTVTAYRKKIEDLYVAIPGLALTTDVIVGFPGETDEHFEDTYRLLKDLSFTRLHVFPYSMRQKTPAARMDQQVDSMVKRERVQALLELSQELSLTYAKRCVGEVHTVIPEQRRKGEHLMGYTDTYLQVDFPAHSELVGRLCRVRIDRADAVCSTGTLVRVLEDDCGSRSLA from the coding sequence GTGCTCAAGATAGCCTTTCATACACTGGGTTGCAAGGTGAATTCTTACGAAACAGAGGCGATTTGGTCCTTGTTTGCTAAAAAAGGTTACCAGCGTGTGCCTTTTTCGGAGTTGGCCGATGTTTACGTTATTCAAACTTGCACGGTTACCAATATGGGTGATCAAAAGAGCCGACAGTCGATTCGTAAGGCCATCCGCACCAATCCAGCGGCCGTTGTGGCGGTAACGGGTTGTTATTCGCAAACATCGCCGCAGGAAGTAGCTGCTATTCCCGGTGTTGACATTGTAGTGGGTACGCAGGGTCGTGAGCGGTTGGTGGAGTTAGTGGAGAAAGTACGTGGGACGCGCGGGCAAATTGTAGAGGTGGGGAATATTCGTAAGCAGCGTTCCCTAGAGGCCTTGCCTGTGCCCACTTTTTCTGGAAAGACGCGGGCCTTTCTGAAAATCCAAGACGGTTGTGATTTGTGTTGTACGTATTGCATTATCCCTTGGGCAAAGGGACCCTCGCGTAGCCAAGCACCAGAAAGGGTGGTGGCGGAGGCCCGAGAATTGGTGGATCAGGGGTATCGGGAAATTGTGTTGACAGGTATTCATACAGGGGGATATGGGGATGATTTGCAGGATTACGGCCTGTTCGATCTATTACGGGATTTATCCGCGTTGCGGGGGTTGGCCCGTCTGCGGGTTAGTTCGATTGAGATGAATCAGGTTACCCCCCGGATTATCGATATGTTGAAGGGGAACCGCATCTTTTGCCGGCATTTGCATATTCCTGTCCAGTCGGGTCATGATGATATCCTGCGAAGGATGCGTCGTCGGTATACAGTGACCGCTTATCGGAAGAAGATAGAGGATTTGTATGTGGCGATTCCCGGACTGGCCCTGACAACAGATGTCATTGTCGGTTTTCCAGGGGAAACGGATGAGCACTTTGAGGATACGTACCGTTTATTGAAGGATTTATCTTTTACGCGTTTGCATGTTTTCCCCTATTCTATGCGTCAGAAAACGCCCGCGGCTCGCATGGATCAGCAAGTGGATAGTATGGTGAAGAGGGAACGTGTGCAGGCGCTATTAGAACTCTCGCAGGAATTATCCCTAACCTATGCGAAACGTTGTGTTGGTGAGGTACATACGGTAATTCCTGAACAGCGACGTAAGGGTGAGCATCTGATGGGTTATACCGATACCTATTTGCAGGTGGATTTCCCAGCTCATTCTGAATTAGTGGGTCGGCTTTGTCGTGTCCGAATCGATCGGGCGGATGCTGTCTGTAGTACGGGTACCCTGGTGAGAGTGTTGGAAGATGACTGCGGTTCTCGTTCATTAGCTTGA